A single genomic interval of Caballeronia sp. NK8 harbors:
- a CDS encoding ABC transporter substrate-binding protein: protein MASTHRLLAVSLFAAFALTSQAASAASKTLVFCSEGSPAGFDSAQYTTSTDFDAGAHVVYDQLVEFKRGTLDLVPGLAEKWDESPDAKTFTFHLRRGVKFQSTTWFKPTRDFNADDVVFTFKRMIDPNEPFQKAHPVSFPYLTDLGYDKNIASVDKLDDYTVRFTLKTADVVFVRNIAMEFASIVSAEYAAQLLKQGKPEDFNQKPVGTGAFVFRDYQKDATIRYDANPTYWNRKDVHIDKLIFSITPDAAVRQQKLSGGECQVTSFPRPADIAASKQDPKLTVLSGVGFNVAYVGYNTTHKPLDNVNVRRALDMAIDKQAIIRTVYEGAATVATNPMPPSQWSYNKALKDAPHDPAKAKALLKDAGFPDGFTITLWAMPVQRGYNPNARLMAQLIQSDWAKIGVKANIVTYEWAEYNKRAKTNGEHDAILYGWLGDNGDPDNWLGTTLGCDAVHGSNMAKWCNRQFDDLLAKARLVTDQNARTKLYEEAQVVFKDQVPYTPLAHANIFQPISKRVHGYLISPLGGHRFDGITFD, encoded by the coding sequence ATGGCTTCGACGCACCGACTCCTCGCCGTCTCCCTCTTTGCTGCATTCGCATTGACCTCACAGGCCGCATCGGCCGCGAGCAAGACGCTCGTGTTCTGCTCCGAAGGCAGTCCCGCCGGCTTCGATTCCGCGCAATACACCACCAGCACGGACTTCGACGCGGGCGCTCACGTCGTCTATGACCAGTTGGTCGAATTCAAGCGCGGCACGCTCGATCTCGTGCCGGGTCTCGCGGAGAAATGGGACGAGTCGCCGGACGCGAAGACCTTCACATTCCATCTTCGACGCGGCGTGAAGTTCCAGTCGACGACGTGGTTCAAGCCCACGCGCGACTTCAACGCGGACGACGTCGTGTTCACGTTCAAACGCATGATCGATCCGAACGAGCCGTTTCAGAAGGCGCATCCGGTCAGCTTTCCGTATCTGACCGATCTCGGCTACGACAAGAACATCGCATCCGTCGACAAGCTCGACGATTACACCGTACGCTTCACGCTGAAGACTGCCGATGTCGTGTTCGTGCGCAACATCGCGATGGAGTTCGCGTCGATTGTCTCGGCGGAATATGCGGCGCAGCTGCTCAAGCAGGGCAAGCCGGAAGACTTCAATCAGAAGCCTGTGGGCACGGGCGCGTTCGTATTCCGCGACTACCAGAAGGATGCGACGATCCGCTACGACGCGAACCCGACTTACTGGAACCGCAAGGACGTGCATATCGACAAGCTCATCTTCTCGATCACGCCCGATGCCGCCGTGCGTCAGCAAAAACTCTCGGGCGGCGAATGCCAGGTGACCTCATTTCCGCGCCCCGCCGACATCGCGGCGTCGAAGCAGGACCCGAAGCTCACGGTGCTGTCGGGCGTGGGCTTCAACGTCGCATACGTGGGCTACAACACGACGCACAAGCCGCTCGATAACGTGAACGTGCGCCGCGCGCTCGACATGGCGATCGACAAGCAGGCGATCATCAGGACGGTCTACGAAGGCGCGGCTACCGTCGCGACCAACCCGATGCCGCCTTCGCAATGGTCGTATAACAAGGCATTGAAGGACGCGCCGCACGATCCCGCGAAGGCGAAGGCGCTGCTGAAGGACGCGGGCTTTCCGGACGGCTTCACGATCACGCTATGGGCCATGCCCGTGCAGCGCGGCTATAACCCGAACGCGCGTCTGATGGCGCAACTGATTCAGTCGGACTGGGCGAAGATCGGCGTGAAGGCGAACATCGTCACGTACGAATGGGCCGAGTACAACAAGCGCGCGAAGACCAACGGCGAGCACGACGCGATTCTCTACGGCTGGCTCGGCGACAACGGCGATCCGGACAACTGGCTCGGCACGACGCTCGGCTGCGATGCGGTGCACGGCAGCAACATGGCGAAGTGGTGCAACCGGCAGTTCGACGATCTGCTCGCGAAGGCGCGCCTCGTCACCGATCAGAACGCGCGCACGAAGCTCTACGAAGAGGCGCAAGTGGTGTTCAAGGATCAGGTGCCGTACACGCCGCTCGCGCACGCCAATATCTTTCAGCCGATCTCGAA
- a CDS encoding AMP-binding protein, with product MERSAHVDTFARDHLPPEEQWPVFMLDDANVAYPARINCATELLDRAIESGHGDRPAIWSDVDGKPHATSYRALRTLVNRSAHVLVDEMGLRPGNRVLLRGPNTLQMAVAFFAALKAGLVVVPTMPLLRAKELKQIIDKAHISAALCDVRLTDELQRCATRGDEFHCETLAQIRTFHDDAADSLEALAATRPDQFDACDTAADDVCLIAFTSGTTGAPKGCMHFHRDVLAMCDLFPRHILKPTANDVFCGTPPLAFTFGLGGLLCFPLRVGASTVLLEKLTPETLLQTVERFRATIMFTAPTFYRQMAPLVGRFDLSSLTKTVSAGEALPDSTRALWREASGIEMIDGIGGTEMIHIFISSAGADVREHAIGRAVPGYIVQAVDDAMQPVPPGTIGKLAVRGPTGCRYLADERQSKFVRDGWNLPGDSVVIDEDGYVFYQARADDMIVSAGYNISGPEVESVLMQHEAVAECGVIGVPDETRGQIVKAFVVLNPGFTGDDALIAHLQDFVKRNVAPYKYPRVVVFLDALPRTETGKLKRFALRSM from the coding sequence ATGGAACGGTCAGCACACGTCGATACATTCGCGCGCGATCATCTGCCGCCAGAGGAGCAATGGCCGGTCTTCATGCTCGACGACGCGAATGTCGCCTACCCCGCGCGCATCAATTGCGCGACCGAATTGCTGGATCGCGCGATCGAAAGTGGACACGGCGATCGTCCCGCGATCTGGTCCGATGTCGATGGCAAGCCGCATGCAACGAGTTATCGCGCGTTGCGCACGCTCGTGAATCGCAGCGCGCACGTGCTCGTCGATGAGATGGGCTTGCGTCCGGGCAATCGCGTGCTGCTGCGCGGGCCGAATACCTTGCAGATGGCCGTCGCGTTTTTCGCGGCGCTGAAGGCGGGTCTCGTCGTGGTTCCGACGATGCCGCTGCTGCGCGCGAAAGAGCTGAAGCAGATCATCGACAAGGCGCACATTTCAGCGGCGCTATGCGACGTGCGTCTCACCGACGAACTGCAACGCTGCGCAACCAGAGGCGACGAGTTCCACTGCGAAACGCTCGCGCAAATCCGCACGTTTCACGACGATGCAGCCGATTCGCTCGAAGCGCTCGCGGCAACCAGGCCCGATCAATTCGACGCCTGCGATACCGCCGCCGATGACGTATGCCTCATCGCATTCACGAGCGGCACCACAGGCGCACCGAAGGGCTGCATGCACTTTCATCGCGACGTGCTCGCGATGTGCGATCTCTTCCCGCGCCATATCCTCAAACCGACCGCGAACGATGTGTTCTGCGGCACGCCGCCGCTCGCGTTCACGTTCGGCCTCGGCGGCCTGTTGTGTTTTCCGCTGCGCGTCGGCGCATCGACGGTGCTGCTTGAAAAGCTCACGCCCGAAACGCTGCTGCAAACCGTCGAACGCTTTCGCGCGACGATCATGTTCACCGCGCCGACGTTCTATCGGCAGATGGCGCCGCTCGTCGGGCGCTTCGACCTGTCGAGCCTGACGAAGACCGTATCGGCGGGCGAAGCCTTGCCCGATTCCACGCGTGCCTTATGGCGCGAAGCGAGCGGCATCGAGATGATCGACGGCATCGGCGGCACGGAGATGATCCATATCTTCATTTCGTCGGCGGGAGCGGACGTGCGCGAACACGCGATCGGCCGCGCGGTGCCGGGCTATATCGTGCAGGCCGTCGACGATGCGATGCAGCCCGTGCCGCCCGGCACGATCGGCAAGCTCGCGGTGCGCGGTCCGACCGGCTGTCGCTATCTCGCCGACGAGCGCCAGTCGAAATTCGTGCGCGACGGCTGGAACCTGCCCGGCGATTCCGTCGTGATCGATGAAGACGGCTATGTGTTCTATCAGGCGCGCGCCGACGACATGATCGTATCGGCGGGCTACAACATCTCGGGGCCGGAAGTGGAAAGCGTGCTGATGCAGCACGAAGCCGTTGCGGAATGCGGCGTGATCGGCGTACCCGACGAAACGCGCGGACAGATCGTGAAGGCGTTCGTCGTGCTCAATCCCGGCTTCACCGGCGACGACGCGCTCATCGCGCACTTGCAGGACTTCGTGAAGCGCAATGTCGCGCCGTATAAATATCCGCGCGTCGTGGTGTTTCTCGATGCTCTGCCGCGCACGGAGACCGGCAAGCTCAAGCGCTTCGCCTTGCGTTCGATGTAG
- a CDS encoding RidA family protein — MKKTLLPSGWIKPRGYANGVAARGTQVFIAGQIGWDEQARFVSREFGAQAVQALRNVVAILREAGGKPEHLVRMTWYVTDKRAYLAAAKEIGAAFRELIGDYDIAMSAVQVVALIEDEALVEIEATAVIPD, encoded by the coding sequence ATGAAAAAGACCCTTCTGCCTTCGGGCTGGATCAAGCCGCGCGGCTATGCAAACGGCGTCGCGGCGCGCGGCACGCAGGTGTTCATCGCCGGACAGATCGGCTGGGACGAACAGGCGCGCTTCGTCAGCAGGGAGTTCGGCGCGCAGGCCGTGCAGGCGTTGCGCAACGTCGTGGCGATTCTGCGCGAAGCGGGCGGCAAGCCCGAACATCTCGTTCGTATGACGTGGTACGTGACCGACAAGCGCGCCTATCTCGCGGCGGCGAAGGAAATCGGCGCGGCGTTTCGCGAGCTGATTGGCGACTACGACATCGCCATGAGCGCGGTGCAGGTGGTCGCGCTCATCGAAGACGAGGCACTGGTGGAAATCGAAGCCACGGCTGTCATCCCCGACTAA
- a CDS encoding thioesterase family protein translates to MSRTFDMPVRIRFSHCDPAGIVYFPQYLVMTNALVEDWFNDALGIDYAQMISARRVGLPIVRLGCDFSRPSRMGETVTLTLSVDSVGQRSIRIDIVCHCDGEVRFRAKQVLVTTSLDDGRSIDIPGDIARAIEQFAPGTSRALQEETRS, encoded by the coding sequence ATGAGCCGAACCTTCGACATGCCGGTGCGCATCCGCTTCTCGCATTGCGATCCGGCGGGCATCGTCTATTTTCCGCAATACCTCGTGATGACGAACGCACTCGTCGAGGACTGGTTCAACGACGCGCTCGGTATCGACTATGCGCAGATGATCTCCGCGCGCCGTGTCGGACTGCCCATCGTCAGGCTCGGTTGCGATTTCTCGCGGCCGAGCCGCATGGGCGAAACGGTGACGCTCACGCTGTCCGTCGATTCCGTGGGACAGCGCTCGATTCGCATCGACATCGTCTGTCATTGCGATGGCGAAGTGCGCTTTCGCGCGAAGCAGGTTCTGGTGACCACATCGCTCGACGATGGACGCTCGATCGACATTCCCGGCGACATCGCCCGCGCCATCGAGCAGTTCGCGCCGGGCACGAGCCGCGCATTGCAAGAGGAGACACGCTCATGA
- a CDS encoding acyl-CoA dehydrogenase family protein, translated as MNADPHSALAWPFFDARHRELAREVDAWATEHLQHIDHADTDATCKRLVRKLGEAGWLRHCIGGTQYGATNDTIDTRAVCLLRETLARHDGLADFAFAMQGLGSGAISLAGTHEQKARYLPRVANGTALAAFALSEPEAGSDVAAMSLDARADGDDYVLNGGKTWISNGGIADFYVVFARTGEAPGARGISAFIVDADTPGLQIAERIDVIAPHPLARLHFANARVPRSQMLGAAAEGFKIAMRTLDIFRTSVAAASLGFARRAMQEGLDRAASRKMFAQTLGDFQLTQAKLAQMALTIDTSALLVYRAAWLRDQGENVTREAAMAKWHASEGAQQVIDAAVQLWGGLGVKSGTAVESLYREIRALRIYEGATEVQQLIVGRDLLKAHGERQR; from the coding sequence TTGAACGCCGATCCACACAGCGCGCTCGCGTGGCCTTTCTTCGATGCGCGGCATCGCGAACTCGCACGCGAGGTCGATGCATGGGCCACCGAGCATCTGCAGCACATCGATCACGCCGATACCGACGCGACCTGCAAGCGCCTCGTGCGCAAGCTCGGCGAAGCCGGGTGGCTGCGGCATTGCATCGGCGGCACGCAATACGGCGCGACGAACGACACGATCGATACGCGCGCCGTATGTCTTCTGCGCGAGACGCTCGCCAGGCACGACGGCCTCGCGGACTTCGCCTTCGCGATGCAGGGACTCGGCTCCGGCGCGATATCGCTCGCGGGCACGCACGAGCAGAAGGCGCGCTATCTGCCGCGCGTCGCGAACGGCACGGCACTCGCGGCGTTTGCGTTGTCCGAGCCCGAAGCAGGCTCGGATGTCGCGGCGATGTCGCTCGATGCGCGCGCCGATGGCGACGACTACGTGCTGAACGGCGGCAAGACCTGGATCTCGAACGGCGGCATCGCGGATTTCTATGTCGTGTTCGCGCGCACGGGAGAAGCGCCGGGTGCGCGCGGCATCAGCGCGTTCATCGTCGATGCGGATACGCCGGGCCTGCAGATCGCCGAACGCATCGATGTGATCGCGCCGCATCCGCTCGCGCGCCTGCATTTCGCCAACGCCCGAGTGCCGCGCAGCCAGATGCTCGGTGCGGCAGCCGAAGGCTTCAAGATCGCGATGCGAACGCTCGATATCTTCCGCACGTCGGTTGCCGCCGCGTCGCTGGGCTTCGCGCGCCGCGCCATGCAGGAAGGGCTCGACCGCGCCGCATCGCGCAAGATGTTCGCCCAGACGCTCGGCGATTTCCAGCTCACGCAAGCGAAGCTCGCGCAGATGGCATTGACCATCGACACCAGCGCGCTGCTCGTCTATCGCGCCGCGTGGCTGCGCGATCAGGGCGAGAACGTGACGCGCGAAGCGGCGATGGCGAAGTGGCACGCGAGCGAAGGCGCGCAACAGGTGATCGATGCGGCCGTGCAGTTGTGGGGCGGGCTCGGCGTGAAAAGCGGCACGGCGGTGGAATCGCTGTATCGCGAGATTCGCGCGCTGCGCATCTACGAAGGCGCGACGGAAGTGCAGCAACTGATCGTCGGACGAGACTTGCTGAAAGCGCACGGAGAACGTCAACGATGA
- a CDS encoding enoyl-CoA hydratase family protein, translating into MTRSSAEALLAGNRTTLADYRATHFLWSVTNGVATITLNRPERKNPLTFESYAELRDLFRQLAYASDVKAVVIHGAGDNFCSGGDVHEIIAPLIDLPMPELLLFTRMTGDLVKAMRHCPQPVIAAVDGVCAGAGAILAMASDMRLGTARSKLAFLFARVGLAGCDMGACSILPRIIGQGRAAELLFTGRSATGDEGYGWGFYNRLCTPETLLDEAAKLASELVAGPTFAHGITKKMLHQEWSMSIDEAIESEAQAQAICMSTRDFERAYRAFAAKARPVFEGD; encoded by the coding sequence ATGACCCGATCCTCCGCCGAAGCGCTGCTCGCGGGCAATCGAACCACGCTCGCGGATTATCGCGCGACGCATTTTCTCTGGTCCGTGACGAACGGCGTCGCGACCATCACGCTGAATCGTCCGGAGCGCAAGAACCCGCTGACGTTCGAATCGTATGCGGAGTTGCGCGATCTGTTTCGCCAGCTTGCCTACGCGAGCGACGTCAAAGCCGTCGTGATCCACGGCGCGGGCGACAACTTCTGTTCCGGCGGCGACGTGCATGAAATCATCGCGCCGCTGATCGATTTGCCGATGCCCGAACTGCTGCTCTTCACGCGCATGACGGGCGATCTCGTCAAGGCGATGCGCCATTGCCCGCAGCCTGTCATCGCCGCTGTCGATGGCGTGTGCGCGGGCGCGGGCGCGATTCTCGCGATGGCCTCCGACATGCGTCTCGGAACCGCGCGCAGCAAGCTCGCGTTCCTGTTTGCGCGTGTCGGCCTCGCGGGCTGCGACATGGGCGCGTGCTCGATACTGCCGCGCATCATCGGTCAGGGACGCGCGGCGGAACTGCTCTTCACGGGCCGCTCGGCAACCGGCGACGAAGGCTATGGCTGGGGCTTCTACAACCGGCTCTGCACGCCCGAAACCCTGCTCGACGAAGCCGCGAAGCTCGCCTCCGAACTCGTGGCGGGCCCGACCTTCGCGCATGGCATCACGAAGAAGATGCTGCATCAGGAATGGAGCATGAGCATCGACGAAGCGATCGAATCCGAAGCGCAGGCGCAAGCCATCTGCATGAGCACGCGCGACTTCGAGCGCGCCTATCGCGCCTTCGCGGCAAAAGCGCGGCCCGTGTTCGAAGGAGACTGA
- a CDS encoding MarR family winged helix-turn-helix transcriptional regulator gives MTQAARNRKTTSATEPRAPRKGIEKPAENVVDLEMSTGADSHMGLRLWLRMLTTTNLVQTELRKRLRAEFDTTLPRFDLMAQLERHPEGLKMTELSRRMMVTGGNVTGITDQLEKEGLVSRYTDPNDRRSISVRLTPQGRAAFDKMATAHEQWVVEMLGGLELNEKSQTHQRLGKLKQHLMNTLKD, from the coding sequence GTGACCCAAGCCGCACGCAACAGAAAGACGACGTCCGCGACGGAGCCCAGGGCGCCGCGCAAGGGCATCGAGAAGCCGGCGGAAAACGTCGTCGATCTGGAGATGAGCACGGGCGCCGACAGCCACATGGGCCTGCGTCTGTGGCTGCGCATGCTGACCACGACGAACCTCGTGCAGACCGAATTGCGCAAGCGCCTGCGCGCCGAGTTCGATACGACCTTGCCGCGTTTCGATCTGATGGCGCAACTCGAACGGCATCCGGAAGGCCTGAAGATGACCGAGCTGTCGCGCCGCATGATGGTCACGGGCGGCAATGTGACGGGCATCACGGATCAGCTCGAAAAAGAAGGACTGGTGTCGCGCTATACCGATCCAAACGATCGCCGCTCGATCAGCGTGCGTCTCACGCCGCAGGGCCGCGCCGCGTTCGACAAAATGGCGACCGCGCATGAGCAATGGGTCGTCGAAATGCTCGGCGGTCTCGAACTCAACGAGAAATCGCAGACGCATCAGCGGCTCGGCAAGCTCAAGCAGCATCTCATGAATACATTGAAAGACTGA